One genomic region from Verrucomicrobiota bacterium encodes:
- a CDS encoding aminotransferase class III-fold pyridoxal phosphate-dependent enzyme — protein sequence MISLPPFDHVPKPYEGPGYDEVMHLRQAHLTPALVTYYEKPVMLVEGKMQYLYDEKGKRYLDAFGGIVTVSCGHSHPKINAAAQEQMDTLVHSTTIYLHPEVALYGKALADKLPGDLSVCYFVNSGSEANDLALLMARLHTGNYDLIALRNCYHGGSHSTMGLTAHGTWKFNTPQGFGIHHALNPDPYRGPFAGHNDQATDYANDVKELIEFSTPGRVAGYIAESIQGVGGAVVFPDGYLRKTYEIVRAHGGVCISDEVQAGFGRTGSYYWGFEEQGVQPDIVVMAKGIGNGFPLAAVVTTPEIAKSLTTHIHFNTFGGNPFISRIGRAVLEAIDEDGLQENSLVVGGHFMDRLTELKEKHSIIGEVRGRGLMLGIELVADRKTKEPATEACVAAWNRCKDVGLLLGKGGLFGNVLRIKPPMCLTVEDADFAADVLDETLQKI from the coding sequence ATGATTTCGCTTCCTCCTTTTGACCATGTGCCCAAGCCCTACGAAGGGCCGGGTTACGACGAGGTCATGCATCTACGTCAGGCACACCTGACTCCGGCACTGGTTACCTACTATGAAAAGCCGGTCATGCTGGTCGAGGGGAAGATGCAATATCTCTACGACGAAAAAGGAAAGCGATACCTCGATGCTTTTGGTGGTATCGTCACCGTAAGCTGTGGCCATTCCCACCCAAAGATTAACGCGGCAGCGCAGGAGCAGATGGACACGCTCGTCCATAGCACAACCATTTACCTTCATCCCGAAGTGGCGCTTTATGGAAAAGCCTTGGCGGATAAACTGCCAGGCGACCTCTCCGTTTGTTATTTTGTGAACTCAGGTTCGGAGGCCAACGACCTTGCTTTGCTGATGGCGCGACTACACACGGGTAACTACGACCTTATTGCCTTGAGGAACTGCTATCACGGAGGCTCTCATTCTACGATGGGGCTTACCGCTCATGGAACCTGGAAGTTCAATACACCGCAAGGATTTGGTATCCACCACGCCCTAAATCCGGACCCTTATCGAGGGCCCTTTGCCGGTCATAATGATCAGGCGACAGATTACGCCAACGATGTGAAGGAGCTAATTGAGTTCTCGACTCCGGGAAGAGTTGCCGGGTACATAGCTGAATCCATTCAGGGAGTCGGCGGGGCGGTCGTATTTCCCGACGGCTACCTTCGGAAGACCTATGAAATCGTCCGCGCTCACGGAGGGGTTTGTATTTCGGATGAAGTCCAGGCTGGATTTGGGCGAACGGGATCTTACTATTGGGGCTTTGAGGAGCAGGGGGTTCAGCCAGACATAGTGGTTATGGCCAAGGGTATTGGAAACGGGTTTCCGCTGGCTGCAGTGGTGACCACACCGGAGATTGCCAAGTCCCTGACGACCCACATTCATTTCAACACCTTTGGGGGAAACCCGTTTATCTCCCGTATCGGTCGGGCCGTTCTCGAGGCAATCGACGAAGATGGTTTGCAGGAAAACAGTTTAGTTGTTGGAGGACACTTCATGGACCGCTTGACCGAATTGAAAGAGAAGCACTCCATCATCGGAGAAGTGCGAGGCCGAGGACTCATGCTCGGAATTGAATTGGTAGCCGACCGAAAGACGAAAGAACCAGCGACAGAAGCCTGTGTGGCTGCGTGGAATCGCTGTAAAGATGTGGGGCTCCTGCTAGGCAAAGGGGGACTTTTTGGAAACGTTCTGCGAATCAAACCACCCATGTGTCTTACGGTGGAAGATGCTGATTTTGCTGCGGACGTATTAGATGAAACACTACAAAAAATCTGA
- a CDS encoding ORF6N domain-containing protein produces the protein MNARSKSTEKLPIHTIRGQAVVLDSSLAKLYGATTGNFNKAVGRNLARFPEEFSFVLSDQEFEDLIFQIGRSKGRGGRRKPPRVFTEHGALMASTILNSEKAVSMSVYVIRAFVEMREQLMTNAKILKRLAEIDKTLMEHDQTLWDIYQKLLPLLQPGEESQKRPLGFHADTDS, from the coding sequence ATGAATGCCAGAAGTAAGAGCACCGAGAAACTGCCTATCCACACGATACGTGGACAAGCGGTCGTTCTGGACAGCAGCCTGGCGAAACTGTATGGAGCCACTACTGGGAACTTCAATAAGGCGGTAGGTCGAAACCTAGCTCGCTTCCCCGAAGAGTTTTCCTTTGTTCTGTCCGATCAAGAATTCGAGGATTTGATATTCCAAATTGGAAGATCAAAGGGACGCGGGGGAAGACGAAAGCCCCCACGTGTCTTCACTGAACACGGTGCCTTGATGGCCTCTACGATTCTAAATTCGGAGAAGGCGGTTTCAATGAGCGTTTATGTGATTCGTGCCTTCGTCGAAATGCGGGAGCAGCTCATGACCAACGCGAAAATCCTCAAAAGGCTCGCCGAAATCGATAAAACTCTCATGGAGCACGACCAAACGCTCTGGGATATCTACCAAAAACTCCTACCGCTCCTTCAGCCAGGTGAGGAAAGCCAAAAACGCCCACTGGGCTTCCACGCCGATACCGACTCATGA
- a CDS encoding TA system VapC family ribonuclease toxin: MKALARGNDVDVSELVLGGTLRILTHPKVFQNPTPLPEAVDFIEDFRARPTVHILSPGDPHWPIFVTLCRKYEALGNLVPDAYHAALAIEHGCHWASLDRGFARYESLEWVHPLD, translated from the coding sequence ATGAAGGCACTTGCCAGGGGAAACGATGTCGACGTCAGCGAGCTAGTGCTTGGTGGGACGCTGCGTATTCTGACTCACCCCAAGGTATTCCAGAATCCAACGCCACTCCCAGAAGCGGTCGACTTCATCGAAGATTTCCGTGCTCGCCCCACGGTTCACATCCTTTCGCCGGGTGATCCGCACTGGCCAATATTCGTCACACTTTGCCGGAAGTACGAAGCGCTGGGCAATCTAGTGCCTGATGCCTATCATGCCGCGCTGGCAATCGAGCATGGCTGCCATTGGGCCTCGCTGGACCGGGGGTTTGCTCGGTATGAGAGCCTCGAATGGGTTCACCCACTGGATTAG
- the sufD gene encoding Fe-S cluster assembly protein SufD produces METVQTNTMTTAVSDLAMDATGLDDQASFERHLSASTLPTVWKDWKIEFWRKFQDLPMPKSRDEHWRFSKRIDFELSSYQLAEKPSEEVVAEAVKRSNVVGALSGRFIFVDNFLVHRDNLDEETLSRGVIFLPLEEAFEKHRDLVEQYLFQESTDLGSEKFHALHNAYSETGYFLYVPKNVEIEKPFVVDHWQSAPGTATFPHILVIGGENSRFSVVDVHQSLFDDREGFGCSVGNVFAESGARIFRKTVQNYNEKSVAFQLDTNNVDRDTSVRGINLNLGGRRSRFENEVRINGSGADVKLYSLTIAENDQEFDQRTLQIHNAPNAVSDLLYKNALMDHSRTIFSGLIKVAKDAQQTDAYQTNRNLLLNETAQANSLPGLEIEANDVKCSHGATTGQLDREELFYFLQRGIPKTIAQQLMVFGFFEEVIEQFESAEMEENLRELIREKFAKKQLQAVASA; encoded by the coding sequence ATGGAAACAGTTCAAACCAACACGATGACAACTGCAGTCTCAGACCTAGCAATGGACGCGACCGGCCTTGATGATCAGGCCTCCTTCGAACGGCATCTTTCCGCCTCAACTCTGCCTACGGTGTGGAAGGATTGGAAAATCGAGTTTTGGAGAAAGTTTCAGGATCTTCCGATGCCGAAGAGTCGGGACGAGCATTGGCGTTTTTCCAAACGGATCGATTTCGAGCTTTCTTCTTACCAGCTGGCGGAGAAACCTTCTGAGGAGGTGGTTGCTGAGGCAGTCAAGCGCTCGAATGTCGTTGGTGCTCTTTCGGGAAGATTCATTTTTGTGGATAATTTCTTGGTACATCGCGACAATTTGGACGAGGAGACCCTGAGCCGAGGGGTGATTTTCCTCCCTCTTGAGGAAGCTTTCGAGAAACACCGCGACCTCGTAGAGCAATACCTTTTCCAAGAGTCGACAGATCTAGGATCCGAAAAATTTCACGCGCTTCACAACGCTTACTCGGAGACAGGGTACTTCCTTTATGTTCCCAAGAATGTTGAGATTGAAAAGCCATTTGTAGTCGACCACTGGCAGTCGGCACCCGGAACTGCGACTTTCCCCCACATCCTCGTCATCGGTGGAGAAAACAGCAGGTTCTCGGTCGTCGACGTTCATCAGTCTTTGTTCGATGACCGTGAGGGATTTGGCTGCTCGGTAGGGAATGTGTTTGCAGAATCGGGTGCACGGATCTTCCGCAAAACGGTTCAGAACTACAACGAGAAGTCAGTCGCTTTTCAGTTGGATACCAACAACGTGGATCGAGATACCTCGGTTCGTGGGATCAATCTGAATCTCGGAGGCCGGCGATCCCGCTTCGAAAACGAGGTGCGCATCAACGGGTCCGGGGCAGACGTGAAGCTCTACTCACTTACGATTGCAGAGAACGATCAGGAGTTCGACCAACGAACCCTGCAGATCCACAACGCGCCAAACGCTGTTTCGGACCTCCTCTACAAGAACGCGTTGATGGATCACAGCCGGACCATCTTTTCAGGTTTGATCAAGGTAGCAAAAGACGCGCAGCAGACAGACGCCTACCAAACCAACCGAAACCTCTTACTGAACGAGACGGCTCAAGCGAATTCGCTTCCGGGATTGGAAATCGAGGCGAATGATGTGAAGTGTAGTCACGGTGCAACTACGGGACAGCTGGATCGCGAAGAGCTGTTTTATTTTCTCCAGCGCGGGATTCCCAAGACCATAGCGCAGCAGCTTATGGTTTTCGGGTTTTTTGAAGAGGTCATTGAACAGTTTGAAAGCGCCGAAATGGAAGAGAATTTGAGGGAGCTGATCCGGGAGAAATTCGCAAAGAAGCAACTCCAGGCGGTTGCTTCGGCGTAG
- the sufC gene encoding Fe-S cluster assembly ATPase SufC: MSQLEIKNLNAGIADQSILRDFSLTVPKGEVHALMGPNGTGKSTLAKVLAGHEDYEVESGSVLMDGEEILGEEIDEIARAGLFLAFQYPLEIPGVSIANFIRAALQARQDDEDKFDAPAYYKKLYEKMDLLEIDRKFSSRSVNEGFSGGEKKRCEILQMSMLEPSYCVMDETDSGLDIDALKVVSNGVNLMRGPDRGILVITHYQRLLDYIVPDKVHVMYGGKIVRTGDKDLAVELENKGYEWVREELAVAG, translated from the coding sequence ATGAGCCAACTTGAAATTAAAAACCTAAACGCCGGGATTGCGGACCAATCAATCCTCCGGGATTTCTCTCTTACCGTGCCCAAGGGGGAAGTGCATGCTTTAATGGGTCCTAACGGGACGGGAAAGAGTACCTTGGCAAAGGTTCTCGCCGGCCATGAGGACTACGAGGTGGAGAGTGGCTCCGTCTTGATGGACGGCGAAGAAATCCTCGGCGAAGAAATTGACGAGATTGCGAGAGCGGGACTTTTTCTAGCGTTCCAATACCCACTGGAGATCCCCGGTGTGTCCATTGCAAACTTCATCCGGGCAGCATTGCAGGCCCGGCAGGACGACGAAGATAAATTCGACGCTCCTGCCTACTACAAGAAGCTCTACGAGAAAATGGATCTCTTGGAGATTGATCGGAAGTTCTCATCTCGCTCGGTCAATGAGGGGTTCTCGGGTGGGGAAAAGAAACGATGTGAAATCCTCCAAATGTCCATGCTGGAGCCCTCTTACTGTGTGATGGACGAAACCGATAGTGGATTGGACATCGATGCCCTTAAAGTTGTCTCGAACGGAGTGAATTTGATGCGAGGGCCGGATCGAGGTATCTTGGTAATCACCCACTACCAGCGACTACTCGACTACATAGTGCCGGACAAGGTGCATGTCATGTATGGAGGAAAAATCGTCCGAACCGGCGATAAGGATCTAGCCGTCGAGCTCGAGAACAAGGGATACGAATGGGTTCGGGAAGAGCTGGCGGTTGCTGGCTGA
- a CDS encoding solute carrier family 23 protein translates to MILVPELLSQPFSMLYTIEDKPPWPTSIVLGFQQYLTMFGSTVAIPLLLQSHLRASNAELALLISTMFLVSGISTLLQTTFGSRLPIVQGGTFSFLGPAIAICGMASLADAGFEVRMQHVQGAVIAGAFFEMLVGFGGLMGRILKFITPVTIAPTIALIGLALFKFGAPVAGEYWGIGGLTILLLILFSQYFRKAHPLLNLFPILLGLVSAWLVATILSVAGIFELGHPAYVSFEAVKEAPWVQVPSPFQWGMPIFGVAAIVGMLSGYIASMIESTGDYFAAARMSEAPTPNAKTINRGIGFEGLGCLLAGIFGTGNGTTSYSENIGAIGLTRVGSRRVIQAAGFLMLGFAVFGKFGALFVSIPSPVVGGMYCVMFAMVTGVGLSNLQFVDLNSSRNLFIIGFALFSGLSLPEYVGAHGEAILGLFPESLQWFAGIIITIGSSGMAVGAFLALILDNTIPGTDAERGIESFLSQTKPSSDS, encoded by the coding sequence ATGATATTGGTCCCAGAATTGCTCAGCCAGCCCTTCTCAATGCTCTACACTATCGAAGATAAGCCGCCTTGGCCGACCTCAATCGTGCTGGGTTTCCAGCAGTATTTGACCATGTTTGGTTCAACGGTTGCGATCCCGTTGTTGCTCCAGTCCCACTTGAGAGCTTCGAATGCGGAGTTGGCTTTGTTGATCAGCACGATGTTTCTGGTCAGTGGAATTTCCACGTTGTTGCAGACCACATTTGGCTCGCGTTTACCCATCGTCCAGGGGGGAACCTTTTCTTTTCTCGGTCCAGCCATTGCGATCTGCGGGATGGCGTCTTTGGCCGATGCGGGTTTCGAAGTGCGGATGCAGCACGTTCAGGGAGCCGTTATCGCAGGGGCCTTTTTTGAAATGCTGGTGGGTTTCGGCGGATTGATGGGACGTATTCTTAAATTTATTACGCCAGTCACGATTGCTCCGACAATTGCCTTGATCGGATTGGCACTGTTCAAATTCGGGGCACCCGTAGCGGGTGAGTATTGGGGGATTGGTGGACTGACGATTCTTCTTTTGATCCTGTTCAGCCAATATTTTAGAAAAGCTCACCCGCTTTTGAATCTCTTCCCGATTTTGTTGGGTTTGGTCAGTGCCTGGCTCGTGGCAACAATACTCAGTGTCGCTGGGATCTTTGAACTAGGCCATCCGGCTTACGTTAGTTTCGAAGCGGTAAAGGAAGCTCCTTGGGTTCAAGTGCCTAGTCCTTTTCAATGGGGGATGCCTATTTTTGGCGTGGCGGCAATCGTTGGCATGTTGTCCGGCTACATCGCCAGCATGATTGAATCGACAGGGGACTATTTTGCAGCCGCGCGGATGTCCGAAGCACCCACTCCAAACGCCAAAACCATAAACCGTGGAATTGGGTTTGAAGGGTTGGGGTGCTTGCTCGCTGGTATTTTCGGAACGGGGAACGGAACCACTTCGTATTCGGAGAACATCGGAGCGATCGGATTGACCCGCGTAGGGAGCCGCCGGGTGATTCAGGCCGCGGGGTTTTTAATGTTGGGTTTTGCGGTCTTTGGAAAGTTCGGAGCACTGTTCGTATCGATACCTAGCCCGGTGGTCGGAGGTATGTATTGCGTAATGTTTGCAATGGTCACGGGAGTCGGTTTATCGAATCTGCAGTTTGTTGACCTGAACTCTTCTCGAAACCTTTTTATCATTGGTTTTGCGTTGTTTTCCGGATTATCGTTACCGGAGTATGTTGGCGCTCATGGAGAGGCGATTTTGGGATTGTTTCCCGAATCACTACAGTGGTTTGCAGGAATCATCATTACGATCGGTAGCTCCGGAATGGCGGTCGGTGCCTTTCTTGCGCTAATCCTCGACAACACGATTCCCGGCACCGATGCCGAACGGGGAATTGAATCATTCTTATCTCAAACGAAACCCTCTAGCGATTCTTAA
- a CDS encoding nitrilase-related carbon-nitrogen hydrolase produces the protein MAEIVKAGLIQASSTHSGEEDPSIIRSAMVEKHVTKIAEAAAKGVQVLCLQELFYGPYFCAEQEIRWYDITEKIPDGPTTQLMCELAAKHNMVLIVPIYEVDVEGIYYNTASVIDADGTYLGKYRKNHIPHCHPGFWEKFYFRPGNLGYPVFQTAVGTIGVYICYDRHFPEGARALALNGAEIVFNPSATVAGLSEYLWKLEQPAHCVANGYFLGAINRVGTEAPWGIGEFYGQSYFCNPRGQLIAEGSRDQDELIVADLDLSEIREVRDTWQFFRDRRPESYGSLVQP, from the coding sequence ATGGCTGAAATTGTAAAAGCAGGTCTCATTCAGGCTTCTTCGACCCACTCGGGAGAAGAGGATCCATCAATCATTCGCAGCGCGATGGTCGAAAAGCACGTCACGAAGATTGCCGAGGCGGCAGCGAAAGGTGTCCAGGTGCTCTGTCTACAGGAATTGTTTTATGGCCCGTACTTCTGTGCTGAGCAGGAAATTCGTTGGTATGACATTACCGAGAAGATTCCGGATGGACCGACGACACAATTGATGTGTGAACTGGCCGCGAAGCACAACATGGTGCTGATCGTCCCAATTTATGAGGTTGATGTGGAGGGCATCTACTACAACACCGCGTCAGTGATCGATGCCGATGGCACTTATCTAGGCAAGTATCGGAAAAACCATATTCCGCATTGCCACCCGGGTTTCTGGGAGAAGTTCTATTTCCGACCTGGCAATTTGGGCTACCCGGTGTTTCAGACCGCTGTCGGAACGATCGGTGTTTATATCTGCTATGACCGGCACTTCCCGGAAGGGGCGCGCGCTCTGGCACTCAATGGCGCCGAGATTGTCTTCAACCCTTCCGCAACAGTTGCAGGGTTGAGTGAATACCTCTGGAAACTGGAGCAACCCGCGCACTGTGTAGCCAACGGATACTTTCTAGGTGCAATTAACCGGGTCGGAACCGAAGCACCATGGGGAATTGGAGAATTCTACGGGCAATCCTATTTCTGCAACCCACGCGGACAGCTGATCGCAGAAGGATCCCGCGATCAGGATGAGTTGATCGTCGCGGACCTCGACCTTTCGGAGATTCGGGAAGTGCGGGATACCTGGCAGTTTTTCAGAGATCGTCGGCCGGAGTCTTACGGATCATTGGTTCAACCGTGA
- the sufB gene encoding Fe-S cluster assembly protein SufB, with amino-acid sequence MNETEAIDIDREKGNFRYDVEYEYDAGTGLSEETIDYISEAKGEEAWINEFRKKALKVFNRLPMPTHWATKDLENIVFENIRYYLSQGQVPSRSWEEVPDEVKETFERLGIPEQERKFLAGVEAQFDSEAAYSRMQDSLEKEGVIFVGSSEGLDKHPEIFRKFFGKVIPTNDNKFAALNSAVFSGGSFIYVPPGVKLEQPLQAYFRINAESFGQFERTLIIADEGAEVTYMEGCTAPKFETSTLHSAVVELVALKGAKIQYITVQNWSNNVFNLVTKRAWAEEGAEVKWIDCNIGSRLTMKYPGVVLKGRKARGEVISIALANDGQHQDTGAKMVHQADETSSNIISKSISVGEGRATYRGLVQMPEHLKGCKNNTECDALLINTNSRTDTYPAINVQGEGNSVQHEASVSKVSAEQIFYMMQRGLSEGEAMSLAVNGFVNDLVRQFPMEYSVELKRLIDMEMEGSVG; translated from the coding sequence ATGAACGAAACCGAAGCAATCGATATAGATCGCGAGAAGGGGAACTTCCGCTACGACGTCGAGTATGAATACGACGCGGGGACGGGGCTTTCCGAGGAGACGATCGACTACATCTCCGAGGCGAAAGGCGAGGAGGCCTGGATCAATGAGTTCCGAAAGAAAGCCCTAAAGGTTTTCAACCGTCTCCCGATGCCGACCCACTGGGCGACTAAAGACCTGGAAAACATCGTTTTCGAGAACATCCGTTACTATCTTTCCCAGGGTCAGGTTCCCAGTCGGTCTTGGGAAGAAGTCCCCGATGAGGTGAAAGAGACGTTTGAGCGCCTCGGGATTCCAGAACAAGAGCGAAAGTTCCTCGCGGGTGTAGAGGCCCAATTCGACAGCGAGGCAGCCTACTCCCGTATGCAGGATTCCTTGGAGAAAGAAGGGGTGATCTTTGTAGGGTCGTCAGAAGGACTCGACAAGCATCCGGAGATTTTCAGGAAGTTTTTTGGAAAGGTCATCCCGACTAACGACAACAAATTTGCGGCGCTGAACAGTGCCGTCTTCAGCGGAGGTAGTTTTATTTACGTCCCTCCCGGCGTGAAACTAGAGCAGCCCCTTCAGGCTTATTTTCGGATCAACGCCGAAAGTTTCGGACAGTTCGAACGGACGCTGATCATCGCCGACGAAGGCGCAGAGGTAACTTACATGGAGGGCTGCACTGCACCTAAGTTCGAGACGAGCACTCTCCATAGCGCGGTGGTTGAGCTTGTTGCACTCAAAGGTGCGAAGATCCAATACATTACGGTTCAGAACTGGTCCAACAATGTCTTCAACCTGGTCACAAAGCGGGCATGGGCTGAAGAGGGAGCCGAAGTCAAGTGGATCGATTGTAACATCGGCTCGCGGCTGACCATGAAATATCCCGGCGTAGTCCTGAAGGGCAGAAAAGCCCGTGGTGAAGTCATTTCCATCGCATTGGCTAATGATGGCCAGCATCAGGACACTGGAGCGAAAATGGTTCACCAAGCGGATGAAACCAGCAGCAACATCATCTCCAAGAGCATATCTGTGGGAGAGGGTAGGGCGACCTACCGAGGGCTTGTGCAGATGCCGGAGCACCTCAAGGGCTGCAAGAACAACACCGAATGCGATGCGTTGTTGATCAACACGAACAGCCGGACCGACACCTATCCGGCGATCAATGTTCAAGGCGAAGGGAACTCTGTGCAGCATGAGGCAAGTGTTTCCAAGGTGAGCGCAGAGCAGATCTTTTACATGATGCAGCGAGGGTTGTCAGAAGGGGAGGCTATGAGCCTTGCGGTAAACGGATTTGTGAACGATCTCGTGCGCCAATTCCCGATGGAGTACAGCGTCGAATTGAAACGGTTAATCGATATGGAAATGGAGGGTTCGGTAGGATGA
- the preA gene encoding NAD-dependent dihydropyrimidine dehydrogenase subunit PreA, whose amino-acid sequence MSTLETTVDGLKMSNPFVIGSGPPGTNVRVIKRAFKEGWGAVIAKTVSLDCSKVVNVGPRYAKLHSSDGKEVIGWENIELISDRPFDKWLDEFKESKDAYPDGVLIASIMEEYNKDAWCEIVTRCQDAGVDAFELNFSCPHGLPERKMGAAMGQDPEILEEVCTWVNEVATIPVWAKMTPNITHIEDPTRAALAAGCEGVSAINTIRSVMGVDLETLRPMPTVEGYTTPGGYSSRAVKPIALRMVMEVAQLIRQEFPGRTLSALGGVETGEDAAEFILMGGDTVQVCTGVMKFGYGHVQKMCDELLAFMETKNFDTLDDFKGHALGYFTTHAELVRMQTERKAAEKAAKESMVVKDGEWDGDDFVKQSSELATN is encoded by the coding sequence ATGAGCACACTGGAAACAACAGTAGATGGGCTGAAAATGAGCAATCCGTTCGTGATAGGGTCTGGCCCTCCCGGCACGAATGTTCGAGTGATCAAGCGCGCTTTCAAAGAAGGTTGGGGTGCGGTAATTGCAAAAACCGTAAGCTTGGATTGCTCTAAGGTAGTCAACGTAGGACCCCGCTACGCGAAGCTCCACTCCAGCGACGGAAAGGAAGTCATCGGCTGGGAGAACATTGAGCTGATCAGCGACCGACCCTTCGATAAGTGGCTGGATGAGTTTAAAGAAAGCAAAGATGCGTATCCCGATGGGGTCCTGATCGCTTCCATTATGGAGGAATACAATAAGGACGCTTGGTGCGAAATCGTGACCCGCTGTCAGGATGCAGGCGTGGACGCCTTTGAGTTGAACTTTTCCTGCCCGCATGGGTTACCGGAGCGGAAGATGGGGGCAGCAATGGGTCAGGACCCGGAGATTTTGGAGGAGGTCTGCACATGGGTAAACGAGGTCGCCACAATTCCGGTCTGGGCGAAGATGACCCCGAACATCACCCACATCGAAGATCCAACACGTGCGGCTCTTGCCGCGGGATGCGAAGGAGTGAGCGCAATCAACACCATCCGCTCGGTGATGGGAGTCGATTTGGAAACCCTTCGCCCCATGCCCACCGTGGAAGGGTATACAACGCCTGGAGGTTATTCTTCTCGGGCGGTGAAACCGATTGCTTTGCGGATGGTCATGGAAGTGGCGCAATTGATTCGACAGGAGTTCCCTGGTCGCACCCTGTCTGCTCTTGGTGGAGTGGAAACCGGTGAAGACGCTGCGGAATTCATCCTCATGGGTGGCGATACCGTTCAGGTGTGCACTGGCGTGATGAAGTTCGGCTATGGGCACGTGCAGAAGATGTGTGATGAGCTGTTGGCCTTCATGGAGACCAAGAACTTCGATACGCTCGATGACTTCAAGGGTCACGCTCTCGGTTACTTTACCACCCATGCAGAATTGGTGCGGATGCAGACGGAGCGTAAAGCTGCCGAAAAAGCGGCCAAAGAATCGATGGTGGTGAAAGACGGCGAGTGGGACGGCGATGATTTTGTGAAGCAGTCCAGCGAACTGGCGACAAACTAG
- the sufT gene encoding putative Fe-S cluster assembly protein SufT, giving the protein MIEETDRILSRDVKATLIPHGESMELPEGSRVTITHRLGGNYTIMTENGMFRIGGEDADALGEEPEVTDFGSSEASGEGPPDEEAIWSQLKKVFDPEIPVNIVDLGLVYSMESLERDDGGYKVNVAMTLTAPGCGMGPSIAEDARNKVVQVPGVEEAQVDIVWDPPWNQDMISETGKMELGLI; this is encoded by the coding sequence ATGATCGAGGAGACTGACCGTATCCTTTCCCGTGACGTCAAAGCGACGTTGATTCCCCATGGCGAATCGATGGAGCTGCCGGAAGGATCCCGTGTAACAATCACCCATCGCTTGGGGGGTAATTATACAATCATGACTGAAAACGGGATGTTCCGAATTGGCGGTGAAGACGCCGACGCACTCGGAGAAGAGCCTGAAGTCACCGACTTTGGTTCTTCTGAGGCATCCGGCGAAGGTCCACCGGATGAGGAGGCGATCTGGTCACAGCTTAAAAAGGTATTCGATCCGGAAATACCAGTGAATATTGTAGACCTAGGGTTGGTTTACAGCATGGAAAGCCTCGAGCGCGATGACGGGGGTTACAAAGTAAACGTAGCGATGACTTTGACCGCTCCGGGCTGCGGAATGGGTCCTTCAATTGCCGAGGACGCCCGCAACAAAGTGGTTCAGGTGCCGGGAGTTGAAGAAGCGCAAGTGGATATCGTCTGGGATCCGCCCTGGAATCAGGACATGATCTCCGAGACTGGCAAGATGGAGCTGGGCCTGATTTAG